In Bacillaceae bacterium S4-13-56, the sequence GAGATAAGTGTGCTCGCTTGTTTAACCAATGAGGCATAGTAGTCATCAGTTTCACTCCTTGCAAATCTATCTTTATTCATCATAGATGAAAATAAAAAAAATGGCGAGTGTTGAATGTTTAATCTATGAATGTAATGTGTAATTAAGTTTTCGTTAGGGAATCTAATCCACAAAATGGAAAAGCACCCCGAAATGGGGGTGCTTTAAAATTAATTTTGAAACTTATGGAAAACGAGGAAATTGCTTAAAGTCTGGGCTACGCTTCTCTTTAAACGCGTCTCTTCCTTCTTTTGCTTCATCTGTTGTGTAATATAGAAGAGTTGCATCTCCACCCATTTGTTGCAAACCAGCCAATCCGTCTGTATCTGCATTTAGAGAGGCTTTTAAGAAACGAAGTGCAGTTGGTGACTTTTCAAGCATTTCTTCGCACCATTGAATTGTTTCTTCTTCTAGCTTGTCTAGTGGAACGACAGTGTTGACTAAGCCCATATCAAGTGCTTCTTGAGCGTTATATTGTCGACATAAGTACCAGATTTCACGAGCTTTCTTATGTCCAACGATACGTGCTAAGTAACCCGCACCATATCCAGCATCGAAACTACCCACTTTAGGACCAGTTTGTCCAAAGATAGCGTTATCTGCTGCAATTGTTAGGTCACAAACAACATGAAGAACATGTCCACCACCAATAGCATATCCGGAAACCATAGCAACAACTGGCTTTGGAATCACTCTGATCAAACGCTGTAAATCAAGAACATTTAAACGAGGAATTTGATCATCACCTACATAACCACCATGTCCTCTTACTTTCTGGTCTCCTCCAGAACAGAAAGCATCATCACCGACACCAGCCAATACAATAACACCGATTTCAGAATCGTCACGAGCATAAGTAAATGCATCGATTAATTCATGTACAGTTTTTGGACGGAATGCATTTCTTACTTCTGGTCGGTTAATGGAGATTTTAGCAATCCCATTGTACGTTTCATATAAAATGTCTTCATATTTACGTTCACTTTCCCATTCTACCGCCATGTTCATCCTCCTTAACACAAAGATCTACAAATTTTTCATGAACACATTTACTATTGTACCAAATATTCTCGGTTTCTCCACATGAATCGCATGTCCAACACCAGAAATTTCATGATAATGTCCATTAGGTAGGGTTAGATGCATCTTTTTTCCGATTTCACAAAATTTAAGATCTAATGATCCTACAACAATAAGAGTTGGTATCTTTAGCTTATGGAGATCCCCCCACCAGGATGGCTGTGAACCAGTTCCCATTCCATGGAGAGAAGCCATTAATCCCTCCTCTGTTTGTGATAATCGCTCGATACGAATTTCGTTCTGCCTCTCTTTCGGAAGATTTTTTTGACTTGAAAATAGTGGTATGTTTTCCCAAAAGTCAACAAAATATTGCACCCCCTCTTTGGCGAGTATATTTGCTAAATTAGAATCTTGAATTTTTCTTTCTTCTCTAGCTTTTTCGCTAGCCAGACCAGGAGAAGCACTTTCTAATAATAGAGACTTCACAACCTCTGGGTAAATCATTGCAAAAGACAGAGCCGTTCTTCCCCCCATTGAATAACCAAGAAGATGAGTTTTTTCTATTTCAAGTTCCCTTAAGAGTATTTTTAGGTCTTTACATACTGATTCCATGTTAAAAGAAGAAAGAGACACAGTTTTTCCATGTCCCGGTAAATCCACCATGATTAATTGATAGTTTTCTAGCAGTTCTTCTATTTCACTCCAGGTTTGATGCGTTCCTGTAAAACCATGTAACAAAAGAATTGGTTCGCCATTTCCCTTCACTTTAAGCCAAAATTTTGTGTTACCTGCTTCCATATACAAGAACTTCACCAT encodes:
- the menH gene encoding 2-succinyl-6-hydroxy-2,4-cyclohexadiene-1-carboxylate synthase, yielding MEAGNTKFWLKVKGNGEPILLLHGFTGTHQTWSEIEELLENYQLIMVDLPGHGKTVSLSSFNMESVCKDLKILLRELEIEKTHLLGYSMGGRTALSFAMIYPEVVKSLLLESASPGLASEKAREERKIQDSNLANILAKEGVQYFVDFWENIPLFSSQKNLPKERQNEIRIERLSQTEEGLMASLHGMGTGSQPSWWGDLHKLKIPTLIVVGSLDLKFCEIGKKMHLTLPNGHYHEISGVGHAIHVEKPRIFGTIVNVFMKNL
- the menB gene encoding 1,4-dihydroxy-2-naphthoyl-CoA synthase, whose protein sequence is MAVEWESERKYEDILYETYNGIAKISINRPEVRNAFRPKTVHELIDAFTYARDDSEIGVIVLAGVGDDAFCSGGDQKVRGHGGYVGDDQIPRLNVLDLQRLIRVIPKPVVAMVSGYAIGGGHVLHVVCDLTIAADNAIFGQTGPKVGSFDAGYGAGYLARIVGHKKAREIWYLCRQYNAQEALDMGLVNTVVPLDKLEEETIQWCEEMLEKSPTALRFLKASLNADTDGLAGLQQMGGDATLLYYTTDEAKEGRDAFKEKRSPDFKQFPRFP